A DNA window from Citrobacter tructae contains the following coding sequences:
- a CDS encoding bifunctional 5-dehydro-2-deoxygluconokinase/5-dehydro-2-deoxyphosphogluconate aldolase, with protein MEKQFDVICMGRVAVDLYSQQIGARLEDVSSFAKYLGGSSGNVAYGTARQGLRSSMLARVGDEHMGRFLREELHQVGCDTSHLITDKERLTALVLLGIKDRDTFPLIFYRDNCADMAIVASDVDEQYIASARCLAITGTHLSHPQTREAVLTALNYARRHGVRTALDIDYRPVLWGLTSLGDGETRFIAAEQVTHQLQDVLHLFDVIVGTEEEFHIAGGSTDTLQALAQVRAVSKATLVCKRGALGCSVYTDAIPPRLDDGLTVTGVRVEVLNVLGAGDAFMSGLLRGYLNDEGWEQACRYANACGALVVSRHGCAPAMPSKLELDDYLSRAEEVLRPDIDPRLNHLHRVTTRRREWPELCVMAFDHRSQLEEMAMQCGASLKRIPALKQLILQASREAANSAGLEGKAGLLCDGTFGQDALNSITGEGWWIGRPIELPGSRPLEMEHGNIGTQLISWPQEHVVKCLVFFHPEDAHALRLEQEQKIAEVYHACCQSGHELLLEVILPASMPRSDELYLRAISRFYNLGIYPDWWKLPPLTSAGWTALSHIIERRDPHCRGVVILGLDAPAEQLRADFKAAAGHELVKGFAVGRTLFGDASRAWLKHDIGDAQLVTRIRDNYLQLIAWWCERGQA; from the coding sequence GTGGAAAAGCAGTTTGATGTGATATGCATGGGCCGCGTGGCGGTTGACCTCTACAGTCAACAGATTGGCGCGCGCCTGGAAGATGTGTCGAGCTTTGCCAAATACCTTGGTGGCTCGTCGGGCAATGTGGCCTACGGCACGGCGCGCCAGGGGCTGCGCTCGTCAATGCTGGCGCGCGTGGGCGACGAACATATGGGCCGCTTCCTGCGTGAAGAATTACACCAGGTCGGATGCGATACCAGCCACCTGATTACCGATAAAGAGCGCCTGACGGCGCTGGTGCTACTCGGCATTAAAGACCGGGACACCTTTCCTCTGATTTTTTACCGTGACAACTGCGCGGATATGGCGATTGTCGCCAGTGATGTCGATGAACAGTACATCGCGTCTGCACGCTGTCTTGCCATCACCGGGACACATCTTTCTCATCCACAAACCCGCGAAGCGGTGCTAACGGCGCTGAACTACGCCCGCCGCCACGGTGTGCGCACGGCGCTGGATATCGACTATCGCCCGGTGTTGTGGGGGCTAACCTCCTTAGGCGACGGCGAAACGCGCTTTATTGCCGCTGAGCAGGTGACTCACCAGTTGCAGGATGTGTTGCACCTTTTCGACGTGATTGTCGGCACCGAGGAGGAGTTTCATATCGCGGGCGGCAGTACCGATACGCTGCAGGCGCTGGCGCAGGTTCGGGCCGTGAGTAAGGCGACGTTGGTTTGCAAGCGAGGGGCACTTGGATGCTCGGTGTATACCGACGCCATTCCGCCACGGCTTGATGACGGCCTGACGGTGACCGGCGTGCGCGTGGAGGTGCTCAACGTGCTGGGGGCGGGCGATGCATTTATGTCCGGCCTGCTGCGCGGCTACCTCAATGATGAAGGTTGGGAGCAGGCTTGTCGCTATGCCAACGCCTGTGGTGCGCTGGTGGTGTCGCGCCATGGCTGTGCGCCCGCGATGCCGAGCAAACTGGAGCTGGATGATTATCTTTCCCGTGCCGAAGAGGTGTTGCGCCCGGATATCGATCCGCGTCTTAACCATCTGCACCGCGTCACGACGCGTCGCCGCGAATGGCCGGAACTGTGCGTGATGGCATTCGATCACCGCAGTCAGCTTGAAGAGATGGCTATGCAGTGCGGTGCCTCGCTGAAACGCATCCCGGCGCTAAAACAGCTGATCCTGCAGGCCAGTCGCGAAGCGGCAAACAGCGCCGGACTGGAAGGGAAGGCCGGGCTACTGTGCGACGGTACGTTTGGTCAGGATGCGCTGAATTCAATCACTGGTGAAGGCTGGTGGATAGGTCGTCCGATCGAACTGCCGGGCTCGCGCCCGCTGGAGATGGAGCACGGCAATATCGGCACGCAGCTCATCAGCTGGCCGCAGGAACATGTGGTGAAATGCCTGGTCTTTTTCCATCCGGAAGATGCCCACGCCCTGCGGCTGGAACAGGAGCAGAAAATCGCCGAGGTCTACCACGCCTGCTGCCAGTCCGGACATGAGCTACTGCTGGAGGTGATCCTGCCTGCCAGTATGCCGCGTAGTGATGAGCTCTATCTGCGCGCCATTTCCCGCTTCTATAACCTGGGGATTTACCCCGACTGGTGGAAGCTGCCACCGCTCACATCTGCGGGCTGGACGGCGCTGAGTCACATTATCGAGCGACGCGATCCGCACTGCCGTGGGGTGGTGATCCTCGGGCTGGACGCTCCGGCAGAGCAACTGCGCGCTGATTTCAAGGCGGCTGCAGGCCATGAACTGGTGAAAGGATTTGCCGTGGGACGCACGCTTTTTGGCGACGCCTCCCGCGCGTGGCTGAAACACGATATCGGCGATGCGCAACTGGTGACACGTATTCGGGACAACTACCTGCAGCTTATCGCCTGGTGGTGTGAGCGCGGACAAGCATAA
- the iolE gene encoding myo-inosose-2 dehydratase, producing the protein MTVQLGINPLTWTNDDLPSLGAETSLDTCLSEGKEAGFTGFELGNKFPREARLLGPILQRHGLQLVSGWYSGRLLERSVEEEIAAVQSHLTLLRELGAKVLVFAEVSGCIHGEQQTPVHLRPRFPQARWQEYGEKLTEFARYTQQQGVQIAYHHHMGTVIESAEDVDNLMTHTGDEVGLLLDTGHLTFAGADPLAVAQRWASRINHVHCKDVRADVLADVKNRKTSFLDAVLSGVFTVPGDGCVDYPPIMALLKANQYQGWLVVEAEQDPAIAHPLTYARLGYNNLSRLARDAGLI; encoded by the coding sequence ATGACAGTACAATTAGGCATTAACCCACTGACATGGACCAACGATGACCTTCCTTCACTGGGCGCGGAGACCTCACTTGATACCTGTCTGAGTGAAGGCAAAGAGGCCGGGTTTACCGGGTTCGAACTGGGCAACAAGTTCCCGCGCGAAGCGCGTCTGCTGGGGCCAATTCTGCAACGTCACGGACTGCAACTGGTTTCCGGCTGGTACTCAGGCCGCCTGCTGGAGCGCAGCGTGGAGGAGGAGATTGCTGCGGTGCAATCGCACCTGACGCTGCTGCGTGAGCTGGGGGCGAAGGTACTGGTGTTTGCTGAAGTGAGCGGCTGTATTCATGGTGAACAGCAGACGCCAGTTCATCTGCGCCCGCGCTTCCCGCAGGCGCGCTGGCAAGAATATGGCGAAAAACTCACCGAGTTTGCGCGTTACACTCAGCAGCAGGGGGTACAAATTGCCTACCATCACCATATGGGGACGGTGATTGAATCCGCTGAAGACGTGGATAATCTGATGACACACACCGGTGATGAGGTTGGTTTGCTGCTCGATACCGGCCATCTGACCTTTGCTGGTGCCGATCCGCTGGCGGTGGCGCAGCGCTGGGCATCGCGCATCAACCATGTTCACTGCAAAGATGTGCGTGCCGATGTGCTGGCGGATGTGAAAAATCGTAAAACCAGCTTCCTTGATGCGGTACTGAGCGGCGTTTTCACCGTGCCGGGTGACGGTTGCGTAGACTACCCGCCGATTATGGCATTACTGAAGGCGAATCAGTATCAGGGCTGGCTGGTGGTGGAGGCGGAGCAGGATCCGGCTATTGCGCATCCGCTGACCTATGCGCGGCTGGGGTATAACAACCTTAGCCGTTTGGCGCGGGATGCCGGGCTTATCTGA
- the iolB gene encoding 5-deoxy-glucuronate isomerase, with protein MSRLLSRWQQPNAQGRTQSVTPEGAGWGYVGFEAYELEEGQLLTLPAVSEERCLVLVAGRATITTPGAIFTDIGERMSPFERIKPWAVYVTPQETVQVTALTRLELAVCAAPGKGTYPTRLIAPQDIDGEARGKGHNQRYVHNILPQDKPADSLLVVEVWTNEGCTSSYPSHKHDTDNPPLETYLEETYYHRLNPQQGFCMQRVYTDDRTLDECMAVYNRDVVMVPKGYHPVATMAGYDSYYLNVMAGPVRKWMFTWEDDHAWINRDYPADK; from the coding sequence ATGTCACGTTTATTATCACGCTGGCAGCAGCCAAACGCGCAAGGGCGCACGCAGTCGGTGACGCCGGAAGGTGCAGGCTGGGGATATGTCGGCTTTGAGGCGTATGAACTGGAAGAGGGGCAGTTGCTCACGCTGCCCGCCGTCAGTGAGGAGCGTTGTCTGGTGCTGGTGGCCGGACGCGCAACCATCACCACACCGGGCGCAATCTTTACGGATATCGGCGAGCGGATGAGCCCGTTCGAACGCATTAAACCGTGGGCGGTTTACGTTACCCCGCAAGAGACAGTGCAGGTCACCGCGCTGACGAGGCTTGAGCTGGCGGTCTGCGCGGCTCCGGGTAAAGGGACATATCCAACGCGACTAATTGCGCCACAGGATATTGACGGTGAAGCACGCGGCAAGGGGCATAACCAGCGCTATGTGCATAACATCTTGCCGCAAGATAAACCTGCTGACAGCCTGCTGGTGGTGGAGGTATGGACCAACGAAGGCTGCACCAGCTCGTATCCGAGCCATAAGCATGATACCGACAATCCGCCACTGGAAACCTATCTTGAGGAGACCTATTACCATCGCCTCAATCCGCAGCAGGGATTCTGTATGCAGCGGGTGTACACCGACGACCGGACGCTCGATGAGTGCATGGCCGTCTACAACCGCGATGTGGTGATGGTGCCAAAGGGATACCACCCGGTAGCGACAATGGCGGGATATGACAGCTACTACCTCAACGTCATGGCCGGACCGGTTCGCAAATGGATGTTCACCTGGGAAGATGACCACGCCTGGATCAACCGCGATTATCCTGCGGATAAATAA
- a CDS encoding glycoside hydrolase family protein translates to MAYSLTWLPDVMEAAGLKVAECPGWRTRGRGDVGSIRGVMCHHTAGAPQGVMPSLNTLINGRAASANAQALAGPLAQIGLARDGTVFIVAAGRANHAGAGSWHGIDTGNSSFIGIEAENTGVGERWSEVQLDAYYRCVAAILKYIGASENMACGHKEFALPPGRKNDPTLDMAVFRNQVGQILRGTAQVRPAIPAMDSSGRSTLRRGAKGDLVKQIQTIIEIPEDGIYGPHTEAAVRVFQRDHDLVPDGIVGPKTWNVLLQLAVLPAVQRIITPPVGVAKFKPDQACIDLIKHFESCELEAYPDPGSGGEPWTIGWGSTGPDITKGTKWTQAECDQRFASDLAIYGNKVAALLGNAVTSVHQFGALTSFAYNAGINALADSTLLRKHKAGNFEGAAEEFGRWVYGSGKVLPGLIRRRKEEAKMYRS, encoded by the coding sequence ATGGCCTATTCTCTCACCTGGCTTCCCGATGTGATGGAGGCGGCTGGTCTCAAGGTTGCTGAGTGTCCCGGATGGCGGACGCGTGGGCGCGGCGACGTCGGGTCGATTCGCGGCGTGATGTGCCATCATACTGCCGGAGCCCCACAAGGCGTGATGCCCAGCCTCAATACGCTCATTAATGGGCGAGCCGCATCGGCAAATGCCCAGGCGCTTGCGGGCCCACTGGCGCAAATTGGGCTCGCGCGAGATGGTACGGTATTCATTGTCGCTGCGGGTCGAGCCAACCATGCAGGCGCAGGGAGTTGGCATGGCATTGACACCGGCAACAGTAGTTTCATTGGTATAGAGGCTGAAAATACGGGTGTCGGCGAACGGTGGTCAGAGGTGCAACTTGATGCGTATTATCGCTGTGTCGCAGCGATACTCAAATATATTGGCGCATCAGAAAACATGGCGTGCGGGCATAAAGAGTTCGCGCTGCCGCCAGGCAGGAAGAACGATCCGACTCTTGATATGGCAGTCTTTCGTAATCAGGTCGGCCAAATCTTACGCGGCACAGCACAAGTCCGTCCTGCGATTCCCGCGATGGACTCCAGCGGCAGATCTACGTTGCGACGCGGTGCTAAGGGCGATCTGGTCAAACAAATCCAAACCATCATTGAAATACCCGAGGACGGAATTTACGGCCCGCACACTGAGGCTGCTGTGCGTGTTTTTCAGCGCGATCACGACCTGGTACCGGACGGCATAGTTGGCCCCAAAACCTGGAACGTACTGCTTCAATTAGCTGTATTGCCAGCCGTGCAACGCATAATTACACCACCTGTTGGGGTGGCAAAATTTAAACCCGATCAAGCCTGTATTGACCTCATCAAACATTTTGAAAGCTGCGAATTAGAGGCCTATCCTGACCCAGGAAGCGGAGGCGAACCCTGGACTATCGGCTGGGGAAGTACGGGGCCAGATATTACTAAAGGGACCAAATGGACGCAGGCTGAATGTGACCAACGTTTTGCTAGCGATCTTGCAATTTACGGGAACAAGGTTGCTGCTCTGCTGGGTAACGCGGTGACATCTGTCCACCAGTTTGGTGCACTGACCAGCTTTGCTTACAACGCAGGTATAAATGCGCTCGCTGATTCAACACTGTTACGCAAGCACAAAGCGGGCAATTTTGAAGGAGCCGCAGAAGAATTTGGTCGTTGGGTTTATGGTTCAGGAAAGGTGCTGCCGGGCCTGATTCGCCGCCGCAAGGAAGAAGCGAAAATGTATCGATCATGA
- the evgA gene encoding acid-sensing system DNA-binding response regulator EvgA: protein MNAIIVDDHPLARIAIRNLLETNGITVTAELDSGEGVVHAVEKIKPELLIVDVDIPGISGIEVLEQLRKRHYAGVIIIISAKNEIFYGKRSAEYGANGFVSKKEGMNNILAAIDAANNGYSYFPFSLEHFTGTSITEQDKLDALSAQEMKVLRYILSGIDYSTIASKMNISNKTVSTYKSRLMEKLNCSSLMELYDYAQRNKIG, encoded by the coding sequence ATGAACGCGATAATCGTTGATGATCACCCATTGGCTCGTATTGCCATCCGAAATTTACTCGAAACTAACGGTATCACTGTAACCGCTGAGCTTGACAGCGGAGAGGGGGTGGTACACGCCGTGGAAAAAATCAAACCGGAACTGTTGATTGTTGATGTCGATATTCCGGGTATCAGTGGCATTGAGGTGCTGGAGCAATTACGCAAGCGACACTATGCGGGTGTAATCATTATCATTTCAGCGAAAAATGAAATTTTTTATGGCAAACGCAGCGCGGAGTACGGTGCTAACGGATTTGTGAGTAAAAAAGAGGGCATGAACAATATTCTTGCCGCAATCGACGCTGCCAACAATGGTTATAGCTATTTCCCTTTCTCACTTGAACATTTTACGGGGACATCCATTACTGAGCAGGACAAGCTTGATGCGTTGTCTGCACAGGAAATGAAAGTATTGCGCTATATTCTTAGCGGAATAGATTACAGCACCATTGCCAGTAAAATGAACATAAGCAATAAAACAGTCAGCACCTACAAAAGTCGCTTAATGGAAAAGTTAAATTGCTCATCATTAATGGAACTTTATGATTATGCGCAAAGGAATAAAATAGGGTAG
- a CDS encoding response regulator encodes MQVRLLVFLMAIFAIGLSVGASSAQQLELKSNYNTPVQNSNLTSEEINWLMHKKTLVVGTWLPEVSPIVYQHSNEYYRGVNADYLALMQKSLNVKVTIKQYDNEEQALAALSNNDVDTLLTQLSRRKDMGGHLLRTAALLKTWPTLVTSIKNTMLPLTTEQKVNVACVRDCPFLDVIQATFPNAKISFYDDEHQAMASVVNGDNHYFIGNNITSSHCISRYYSQSLVITHYFDKQKQYNFFVVNEAQPLLSKILDSFISSISNETHMQVMQNWLNRGNLTYLNAPIPFNAQEKEWLKTTHRIRILINPDYPPYTLVGHGGELRGILGDLLNIIHLQTGLEFEPILVSSKSEQMKHMNGLQWDMFPTIVRTDKFQGDTAFSEPVMNVTFVMITSSQETPESLLEKPIRIALPAGHILANDLKQRYPQATWVNADTASIAMAMVKEGKVDAAIATELSARFMIDHYYQKNMHFFRLPDMPGASVSFAISSHQPILKSVMDKALQAIPPREILQMTEKWSKISNTQVDIWSRFSKQFYQLVVFALLLIAISLIWGLSLSREVRKRKQSQRLLEEQLHLKEVLSLELEAEKNKAIEATKAKSRFLASMSHELRTPVSSIVGFLELLSSSELSAVQRKEAIALTGATAQSLLGLIGKILDVDKIESGKYQVIPQWTDLSQLIELQCHSFDALARQKGINLCCISQLPAHERVFIDQQALRQILTNLVGNALKFTEQGHIHVTAHLTPEGGNQGILTITISDTGCGISEEEQAGLFHRYAQTPKGRQQTGSGLGLFICKELVTLMGGTLKMTSRQSQGTTFTMTLSVETARQSKAPDGDTAGALLPLPCLSILIADDHPTNRLLLKRQLNAIGYSVDEACDGEEAEDKLAKKSYDLLITDVNMPKKDGLTLAASLRRQHAQLQIWGLTASALPQSREECLQSGMNLCLFKPVAIQTLTHELSKIDKGYSSPCAIRHLKFNVLTENTGGDRALMNEILETFREATVSDLQAAESAVAQDEPQLFLRALHRLHGSAQILGITALQTLCEPFESMQQDNLPLALRQEVLQKIVAVVREIEIEIDSLISH; translated from the coding sequence ATGCAAGTACGCTTGTTAGTATTTCTGATGGCCATATTTGCCATCGGGTTATCTGTGGGTGCCAGTTCTGCTCAGCAACTTGAATTGAAAAGTAACTACAATACACCAGTGCAAAACAGTAATTTAACCAGCGAAGAAATAAACTGGTTAATGCATAAAAAAACATTGGTTGTGGGGACATGGTTACCGGAGGTTTCTCCGATTGTCTATCAACATAGCAACGAATATTATCGTGGGGTCAACGCGGATTACCTTGCGCTAATGCAAAAAAGTCTCAACGTGAAAGTTACCATAAAACAGTATGATAATGAGGAGCAGGCGCTTGCTGCGCTCTCTAATAATGATGTCGATACATTGTTAACGCAGTTATCCAGACGAAAGGACATGGGGGGGCATTTGCTGCGTACCGCGGCATTGCTGAAAACATGGCCGACGCTGGTGACGTCAATAAAAAACACCATGCTACCACTGACAACGGAGCAAAAGGTAAACGTCGCGTGTGTGCGGGATTGTCCCTTTCTTGATGTTATTCAGGCGACTTTCCCGAATGCTAAGATTTCATTTTACGACGATGAACATCAAGCCATGGCGTCAGTTGTGAACGGTGATAACCACTATTTTATTGGTAATAATATTACCAGCAGTCATTGTATCTCCAGATATTATTCCCAATCACTCGTCATAACTCACTATTTTGATAAGCAAAAACAGTATAACTTTTTTGTGGTCAATGAAGCACAGCCACTATTAAGCAAAATACTTGATAGTTTTATTTCGTCAATCAGTAATGAAACGCATATGCAGGTGATGCAAAACTGGTTGAATCGCGGAAATTTGACTTATCTTAATGCCCCCATTCCTTTCAACGCTCAGGAAAAAGAATGGCTGAAAACGACGCATCGCATCCGAATATTGATTAACCCGGATTACCCGCCCTACACGCTTGTAGGGCACGGTGGTGAGTTGCGCGGCATCCTTGGTGATTTACTTAATATTATTCATCTGCAAACAGGTCTTGAGTTTGAACCGATTCTGGTCAGCTCAAAAAGCGAACAGATGAAGCATATGAATGGCCTGCAATGGGATATGTTTCCTACTATCGTCCGAACCGATAAGTTTCAGGGGGATACCGCATTCAGTGAACCCGTGATGAATGTTACTTTCGTGATGATCACTTCTTCCCAGGAAACTCCTGAATCGCTACTGGAAAAACCGATACGTATTGCTCTGCCTGCCGGGCATATTCTGGCAAATGACTTAAAGCAACGTTATCCGCAGGCAACCTGGGTGAATGCGGATACTGCCAGCATTGCCATGGCAATGGTCAAGGAGGGAAAAGTAGATGCTGCAATCGCGACAGAATTGTCGGCGAGGTTCATGATTGATCATTATTACCAGAAAAATATGCACTTCTTTCGACTTCCTGATATGCCTGGAGCGTCCGTTAGTTTTGCTATCTCTTCGCATCAGCCAATACTAAAGTCCGTTATGGATAAGGCGCTGCAAGCCATACCGCCACGTGAAATTTTGCAGATGACAGAGAAGTGGTCGAAAATTTCCAATACACAGGTCGATATCTGGAGCCGTTTTAGCAAGCAGTTCTATCAACTGGTGGTTTTTGCGCTATTGCTTATTGCGATCAGTCTCATCTGGGGACTGTCACTGTCTCGCGAAGTACGCAAAAGAAAGCAATCGCAGCGGTTACTGGAGGAGCAACTTCATCTCAAAGAGGTATTATCCCTTGAACTGGAAGCCGAAAAGAATAAAGCCATTGAGGCAACCAAAGCCAAAAGCCGCTTTCTTGCGAGCATGAGTCATGAATTACGCACGCCAGTGAGTTCGATTGTTGGTTTTCTGGAATTGCTGTCTAGTTCAGAACTCAGCGCTGTGCAACGGAAAGAGGCAATTGCGCTTACGGGGGCGACAGCCCAATCGTTGCTGGGGCTGATCGGAAAGATTCTGGACGTTGATAAAATAGAGTCCGGTAAATATCAGGTTATTCCTCAGTGGACAGATCTCTCGCAACTCATCGAATTGCAGTGTCACTCTTTTGACGCATTAGCCCGGCAGAAAGGCATTAACCTTTGCTGCATCAGCCAACTGCCGGCTCACGAGCGGGTGTTTATTGATCAGCAGGCTTTGCGACAAATACTCACCAACCTGGTAGGTAACGCACTGAAGTTTACCGAGCAGGGGCATATTCATGTCACGGCTCATCTGACTCCTGAAGGCGGTAATCAGGGCATCCTGACGATCACCATCAGCGACACGGGCTGCGGTATTAGCGAAGAAGAGCAGGCTGGGCTATTCCACCGTTATGCTCAAACGCCTAAAGGCCGCCAACAAACCGGTTCAGGTCTGGGGTTGTTTATTTGCAAAGAACTGGTGACCTTGATGGGCGGTACGCTCAAGATGACGAGCCGCCAGTCGCAAGGGACCACCTTTACGATGACACTGTCGGTGGAAACCGCCCGACAGTCGAAAGCGCCTGATGGCGATACAGCAGGTGCGTTGTTGCCGCTACCGTGTCTCTCCATCCTTATTGCCGACGATCACCCGACCAATCGACTGCTGCTCAAGCGCCAGTTAAATGCCATTGGCTACAGCGTGGATGAAGCCTGTGATGGCGAAGAAGCTGAAGACAAACTGGCCAAGAAATCATACGACTTGTTGATAACTGATGTGAATATGCCGAAGAAAGACGGGCTGACGCTCGCTGCCTCGCTACGTCGTCAACATGCACAGTTACAAATATGGGGTCTGACGGCCAGCGCGCTCCCGCAGTCACGTGAGGAATGTCTGCAAAGCGGTATGAATTTGTGCTTGTTCAAGCCCGTAGCGATTCAGACGTTGACCCACGAATTGAGCAAAATCGATAAGGGTTACTCCTCTCCCTGCGCTATCCGACATTTGAAATTCAATGTTCTGACTGAAAATACCGGCGGGGATCGCGCGTTAATGAACGAAATACTGGAAACCTTTCGCGAGGCGACGGTTAGCGATTTACAAGCCGCTGAGAGCGCTGTTGCACAAGATGAACCGCAGTTATTTTTACGCGCTCTCCATCGGTTACACGGATCGGCTCAAATTCTGGGAATTACCGCACTTCAGACGCTGTGTGAACCTTTTGAGTCAATGCAACAAGACAATCTGCCTCTGGCATTACGCCAGGAGGTATTACAGAAAATTGTTGCTGTTGTACGGGAAATTGAGATTGAGATTGATAGTTTAATCAGCCATTGA
- a CDS encoding YfdX family protein: MKKIILAGLLATMMSSTPVLAATTTTPAQAASANVQKEAADIMQVAVKGTNAMRDIQFARLALFHGQPDSAKKLTDDAASLLAGDSSDWAKFVKTDAKAKMIDDQYVIINATVAVSEDYIASPEKETAIKTANGKMAKGDWKGAVDTLQLAGISVAQTQYLMPLNQTRKAVASAEKLLSSGKYYEANLALKGAEEGIVIDSEVLGAGQ, encoded by the coding sequence ATGAAAAAGATTATTCTGGCAGGTCTGCTTGCAACGATGATGAGTTCTACTCCGGTACTGGCAGCGACAACTACCACACCAGCGCAAGCGGCGAGCGCAAATGTACAAAAAGAAGCAGCAGATATTATGCAGGTTGCAGTGAAAGGTACTAATGCGATGCGTGATATTCAGTTTGCAAGACTGGCCCTGTTTCATGGACAGCCTGACAGCGCCAAAAAATTAACGGATGACGCAGCCTCCCTGCTGGCGGGCGATAGCAGCGACTGGGCGAAGTTTGTCAAAACAGACGCCAAAGCGAAGATGATTGATGATCAATATGTGATTATTAATGCTACGGTAGCAGTATCAGAAGACTATATTGCCAGCCCGGAAAAAGAAACCGCGATCAAAACAGCGAATGGCAAAATGGCCAAAGGTGACTGGAAAGGTGCGGTGGATACCTTGCAACTGGCTGGAATCAGCGTGGCTCAGACGCAATACCTGATGCCGCTTAACCAGACTCGTAAAGCCGTTGCCAGCGCCGAAAAACTGCTGTCCTCTGGCAAATACTATGAGGCTAATCTGGCGCTCAAAGGTGCGGAAGAAGGTATTGTCATCGATAGTGAAGTGCTGGGTGCGGGCCAATAA
- a CDS encoding DUF308 domain-containing protein has translation MFVFNQYSLRAFNEKARLHYRRHATIMAALLLICGFCCLIYPIAAGIYLSYATGFMFLLCGCYSIYSLITSGKQSLRATFTYALFSVAWLLLGYSFIVNPIVGMGSLAVIFCCLFIIGGIFRIVSGFKMFSSPGYGWNVFIGIFDLLIAGVWLNMDADKSYLFTTIFIGLEMIFSSFGFIRLRKNMTFFKDDKVLGKN, from the coding sequence ATGTTTGTTTTTAACCAGTATAGCCTGAGAGCGTTTAATGAAAAAGCACGGCTTCATTATAGAAGACACGCTACAATTATGGCTGCATTGTTGCTGATTTGTGGTTTTTGCTGCCTTATTTACCCAATCGCTGCGGGCATTTATTTGAGCTATGCAACAGGGTTTATGTTTCTGTTATGTGGCTGCTATTCTATCTACAGTCTGATTACTTCTGGTAAACAGTCGTTGAGAGCTACATTTACCTATGCTCTTTTTTCTGTCGCATGGTTATTGCTGGGGTACAGTTTTATTGTCAATCCCATCGTAGGCATGGGTTCATTGGCCGTGATTTTTTGCTGCTTATTCATTATTGGTGGCATTTTTCGCATCGTTTCCGGGTTCAAAATGTTTAGTAGTCCGGGCTATGGATGGAATGTCTTTATTGGCATCTTTGATCTGCTTATCGCTGGCGTCTGGCTGAATATGGATGCCGATAAATCTTATCTATTTACTACTATTTTTATTGGTCTGGAGATGATTTTTAGCTCCTTTGGTTTTATTCGCTTGCGTAAAAATATGACGTTTTTTAAAGATGATAAAGTACTCGGTAAAAATTAA
- a CDS encoding HdeA/HdeB family chaperone encodes MNIKIIISTVILMVSISASMNRVFAAEATEVAPQDMTCKEFVNLSSKYMTAIAFVVVNKNSDFKGDDYVSLHEVETVSVPKILKQCHQTPSAKLGELIGRVK; translated from the coding sequence GTGAACATTAAAATAATTATCTCTACTGTCATTCTGATGGTCTCCATTTCAGCCTCGATGAATCGTGTTTTTGCTGCTGAAGCAACTGAGGTCGCACCACAAGATATGACCTGCAAAGAATTCGTAAACCTGAGTTCGAAATATATGACGGCGATTGCCTTTGTGGTGGTCAATAAAAATAGTGATTTTAAAGGTGATGACTATGTTTCCCTGCATGAGGTGGAAACTGTTTCTGTACCGAAAATCCTTAAACAATGTCATCAAACCCCGAGTGCTAAATTGGGTGAACTCATAGGGAGAGTAAAGTAG